One part of the Chryseobacterium sp. 7 genome encodes these proteins:
- a CDS encoding transglutaminase-like domain-containing protein yields the protein MLNAQKKYEFLNPPKFNDADLSKVKSLLDENAPAEILYKSAYFMVDAYTGNLHKKYFYRVKIYDKDKAENWLNLEIPIYNVGTNRETLGKFKAFTYNLENGNVVPVKVEKSSQYKSKENKYVSLTKFAFPNVKNGSVLEYQYEIVSPFLFTIPEVLIESDTPSLNTEYVLDAPLNIAYNVNYTGEMAPKYREIEERNLYGSQYKTYRFGYENIKGFKAEKFVRNDRNFRTKISAELNSTNFRELKLYSSSWEQIGKRLYQNEDFGEELKRTKLAKENMPAEISTMKTDLEKANAVFSYVQKTFTWNKDKGVYTEDGIKKLLETKIGNAAEINLFLVMMLREAGLKADPLVISTVENGVINLVSPNISNMNFVLAAVNLNDQLHIYDATSKQSSLDEIPLKNWNQFGILVTKDKTLQIQMTNTKSSNTFLTANAKINDDGTISGTYSDRDTGAYAMYVKDSYDDNAEKYKKQYKENFSMDFTDINSKVLENGDFESSMKFSSSNLIDRVGKKMIINPMLFLSKNSNEFDQTEVRRYPIDFGSPTTKVKKVTLEIPEGYVIEEMPKEKKIVTEDKEISYSYYIEQKGNKLEVTTTTKINSADYPKEYYPAFKQIWGVASKFENQVISLVKK from the coding sequence ATGCTGAATGCCCAGAAAAAATACGAATTCCTGAATCCTCCTAAATTTAATGATGCGGATCTGTCTAAAGTAAAATCATTGCTCGATGAAAATGCTCCTGCGGAAATTTTGTATAAATCGGCTTACTTTATGGTAGATGCCTATACGGGGAATCTTCACAAAAAATATTTTTACAGAGTTAAAATCTACGATAAAGATAAAGCTGAGAATTGGTTGAATCTTGAGATTCCTATTTATAATGTGGGTACTAATAGAGAAACATTAGGTAAATTCAAAGCATTTACATACAATCTTGAAAATGGAAATGTAGTTCCTGTAAAAGTGGAGAAAAGTTCTCAGTATAAAAGTAAAGAGAATAAATATGTAAGCCTTACGAAGTTTGCTTTTCCCAACGTGAAAAACGGATCCGTCTTAGAATATCAGTATGAAATTGTGTCTCCGTTTCTTTTCACAATCCCGGAAGTACTGATAGAGTCAGATACTCCTTCACTGAATACCGAATATGTATTGGATGCTCCGCTTAATATCGCTTATAATGTAAATTATACAGGTGAAATGGCTCCAAAATACAGAGAGATTGAAGAAAGAAATTTATATGGTTCACAGTATAAAACATATAGATTCGGCTATGAAAATATAAAAGGTTTCAAAGCTGAGAAATTTGTGAGAAATGATAGAAATTTCCGTACAAAAATCAGTGCTGAGCTTAATTCAACCAATTTTCGAGAGCTTAAACTGTATTCTTCTTCCTGGGAACAAATTGGGAAAAGACTCTATCAGAATGAGGACTTTGGAGAAGAGCTGAAAAGAACAAAATTGGCTAAAGAAAATATGCCGGCAGAAATTTCGACAATGAAAACCGATCTTGAAAAGGCAAATGCTGTTTTTTCTTATGTTCAAAAAACTTTTACCTGGAATAAAGATAAAGGTGTTTATACGGAAGATGGCATCAAAAAATTGCTGGAAACTAAAATCGGTAATGCTGCAGAAATCAATCTTTTCTTAGTGATGATGCTTCGTGAAGCTGGTCTTAAAGCAGATCCATTGGTTATTTCTACAGTAGAAAATGGAGTCATTAATCTTGTATCACCCAATATTTCCAATATGAATTTTGTATTGGCAGCCGTTAATCTTAATGATCAGCTTCATATTTATGATGCCACATCCAAACAGTCTTCACTGGATGAGATTCCTCTTAAGAACTGGAATCAGTTTGGAATCCTGGTAACAAAGGATAAAACGCTGCAGATTCAGATGACGAATACCAAATCCAGTAATACATTCCTTACCGCTAATGCAAAGATCAATGATGACGGAACTATTTCCGGTACTTATTCGGACAGGGATACCGGTGCGTATGCAATGTATGTGAAAGATAGTTACGATGATAACGCAGAGAAGTATAAAAAACAGTATAAGGAAAATTTTTCCATGGACTTTACGGATATTAATTCAAAAGTATTGGAAAATGGAGATTTTGAAAGCAGTATGAAATTCTCTTCATCCAATCTTATTGATAGAGTAGGAAAGAAAATGATTATCAATCCGATGTTGTTTTTAAGCAAGAACTCCAATGAGTTTGATCAGACCGAGGTTAGAAGATATCCTATTGATTTTGGATCACCTACCACCAAAGTTAAAAAAGTAACTCTTGAAATTCCTGAAGGATATGTGATTGAAGAAATGCCTAAAGAGAAAAAGATTGTTACAGAAGATAAAGAAATATCATATAGTTATTATATAGAACAAAAAGGAAATAAACTGGAAGTCACCACAACAACAAAGATTAACAGTGCAGATTATCCTAAAGAATACTACCCGGCATTTAAGCAGATTTGGGGAGTCGCTTCAAAATTTGAAAATCAGGTGATCAGCCTTGTTAAAAAGTAG
- a CDS encoding DUF3857 domain-containing protein, whose translation MMKILVLGAISVASLYFAQSYPASAIPESLKKNANVVIRKDLTTVQINKVDEIRYQCNTVTTVLNKDGNEQAVAYIPYDKARRISNIKVTIYDEAGKKIKSVSKSDFQDIANNSQGVFYSDNRMLVYSYTPAQYPYTVDFSYETNDENTVFIPDFVPFTTVKTSLEDAQFKIINNSGIELRTKVYPSKYNYASVTESGSANDKMYSYKNVPAIDDAFMIPQPVKILPSVNFALAKFSLAGKQGTLNNWKDFGTWIYNDLLIPVSVSTPAIKAEVASLQLQGSVEDKVKKIYQYMQNKSRYIAVSLGIGGWQPMQPDEVQKKGYGDCKGLTNYMRILLTEAGIPSTYCIINSGRSQVSFDPEFPSMGGNHVILMVPTEKGNIWLENTSQQIAFNHLGYTTTDRNVLAVTQKGIELINTPAYKAEQNKEKQALKINLQEDNSIIGTGNFAYTGNQYDYNLRFANLNPKEKNDAVKGTFDILNFEKVEMKNFNNDRDNAIITYDLDFKTNNFSKKAGNSLLFRSVPIFSDVIYKTDESRELPFEVNMSFEDEYEIVYILPKGYKIDETPDNSNITSEFGSYKLSFVRSDDQVKVIRKMQINKGLYPKEKYNDYISFRKKILNMDNSKILITKI comes from the coding sequence ATGATGAAAATACTAGTTCTTGGGGCTATTTCTGTCGCCTCCTTATATTTTGCCCAAAGCTATCCTGCATCGGCAATTCCTGAAAGTTTAAAGAAAAATGCGAACGTTGTTATCCGTAAAGATCTTACAACCGTTCAGATCAATAAAGTAGATGAAATAAGATATCAGTGCAATACAGTTACCACAGTTTTAAATAAAGATGGCAACGAGCAGGCGGTTGCTTATATTCCTTATGATAAAGCAAGACGTATTTCAAACATTAAAGTGACCATTTATGATGAAGCCGGAAAAAAAATTAAAAGTGTTTCAAAGTCTGATTTTCAGGATATAGCCAATAATTCTCAGGGTGTTTTTTATTCGGATAACAGAATGCTTGTCTATTCATATACACCTGCACAATATCCTTATACGGTTGATTTCTCTTACGAAACAAATGATGAAAATACAGTTTTCATACCAGATTTTGTGCCTTTTACTACTGTAAAAACATCATTGGAAGATGCACAGTTTAAAATTATCAATAACTCAGGAATTGAATTGAGAACTAAGGTTTATCCCTCAAAATACAATTATGCATCTGTGACAGAAAGCGGCAGTGCAAATGATAAAATGTATTCTTATAAAAATGTACCCGCTATTGATGATGCTTTTATGATACCACAGCCTGTTAAAATCTTACCTTCAGTCAACTTTGCTCTGGCAAAATTCAGTCTGGCAGGGAAGCAGGGCACTTTAAATAACTGGAAAGATTTCGGAACCTGGATTTATAATGATCTTCTGATACCCGTTTCAGTATCTACACCTGCCATTAAAGCAGAAGTGGCCTCTTTACAGCTGCAGGGATCTGTAGAAGATAAAGTAAAGAAAATTTATCAGTATATGCAGAACAAAAGTCGTTATATAGCTGTATCATTAGGGATAGGCGGCTGGCAGCCTATGCAGCCGGATGAGGTCCAGAAAAAAGGGTATGGCGACTGTAAAGGACTTACCAATTATATGAGAATCCTCTTGACAGAGGCAGGGATTCCTTCTACATATTGTATCATCAATTCTGGCCGTTCACAGGTTTCCTTTGATCCTGAATTTCCTTCTATGGGGGGAAACCACGTTATCCTGATGGTTCCTACTGAAAAAGGAAATATTTGGCTTGAAAATACTTCTCAGCAAATTGCCTTTAACCACTTAGGTTACACTACCACTGATAGAAATGTGCTTGCTGTAACCCAAAAAGGAATCGAATTAATCAATACGCCAGCTTATAAAGCGGAACAGAATAAAGAAAAGCAGGCTTTGAAAATTAACCTTCAAGAGGATAACAGCATTATAGGAACAGGAAATTTTGCCTACACAGGAAATCAATATGATTATAATTTAAGATTTGCCAATCTTAATCCTAAAGAGAAAAATGATGCAGTGAAAGGAACATTTGATATTTTAAACTTTGAAAAGGTTGAAATGAAAAACTTCAATAATGACAGAGACAATGCCATTATAACCTACGATCTGGATTTTAAAACCAATAATTTTTCTAAAAAAGCAGGAAACAGCCTTCTGTTCAGGTCTGTACCTATTTTTTCTGATGTGATTTATAAAACAGACGAAAGCCGCGAGCTTCCCTTTGAAGTTAATATGTCTTTTGAAGATGAATATGAAATTGTCTACATTCTTCCTAAAGGATACAAAATTGATGAAACCCCGGATAACTCAAATATCACTTCAGAATTCGGCTCTTATAAACTAAGTTTTGTTAGAAGTGATGATCAGGTGAAAGTGATCAGAAAAATGCAGATTAATAAAGGATTATATCCCAAAGAAAAATACAATGACTACATAAGTTTCAGAAAAAAAATTCTGAACATGGATAATTCAAAAATCTTAATAACTAAAATATAA